In one window of Bradyrhizobium sp. AZCC 1721 DNA:
- a CDS encoding RidA family protein, with amino-acid sequence MPRRLISTGSPFEKTAGYSRAVIDGDFAFVAGTTGYDYRTMVIPADVTSQARNCFRNIEAALKEGGFAMADIVRATYYITDLADADAFFAVCGEVFSEIRPATTLLVVAGLYKPEMKIEIEVTAKRRTA; translated from the coding sequence ATGCCCCGCCGCCTGATTTCCACCGGCTCGCCGTTCGAGAAGACCGCCGGCTACAGCCGCGCCGTCATCGACGGCGATTTCGCCTTCGTCGCCGGCACCACCGGCTACGACTACAGGACCATGGTCATTCCCGCCGATGTCACAAGCCAGGCGCGCAACTGCTTTAGGAACATCGAGGCGGCGCTCAAGGAAGGCGGCTTCGCGATGGCCGACATCGTCCGCGCCACCTACTACATCACCGACCTCGCCGATGCGGACGCCTTCTTTGCGGTCTGCGGCGAAGTTTTTAGCGAGATCCGCCCGGCCACAACGCTCCTCGTCGTCGCGGGGCTCTACAAGCCCGAGATGAAGATCGAGATCGAAGTGACCGCGAAACGCCGCACCGCCTGA
- a CDS encoding ABC transporter ATP-binding protein — MALSLAIEGLDAGYGAVKALRGVTLHVEAGETVALLGTNGNGKSTLMKCVMGLVRPDSGRLALSIDGVAHDLTKLSPEAIVDLGVALVPEGRRLFPKLTVTENLMLGAFRRMARSAIQQNLALVFDTFPVLKERRSQLAGTMSGGQQQMLAIARALMSSPRLLLIDEPSVGLSPLLVSQTIAKIGELKQRVGLTVLMAEQNFNQAIRIADRGYIIVHGEIAVAAQSVDELKANDIVKRLYLGGVA; from the coding sequence TTGGCACTTAGCCTTGCCATCGAAGGCCTCGATGCCGGCTACGGGGCCGTCAAGGCGCTGCGCGGCGTCACGCTCCATGTCGAGGCCGGCGAGACCGTGGCCTTGCTCGGCACCAATGGCAACGGCAAGAGCACGCTGATGAAGTGCGTCATGGGCCTGGTGCGTCCGGATAGCGGCCGGCTTGCGCTGTCGATCGACGGCGTGGCGCATGACCTCACGAAGCTCTCGCCCGAGGCGATCGTCGATCTCGGCGTGGCGCTGGTGCCGGAGGGGCGGCGGCTGTTTCCCAAGCTGACGGTGACGGAAAACCTGATGCTCGGCGCGTTCAGGAGAATGGCCCGCAGCGCCATCCAGCAGAATCTCGCGCTCGTCTTCGACACCTTTCCGGTGCTGAAGGAGCGGCGCAGCCAGCTCGCCGGCACCATGTCCGGCGGTCAGCAGCAGATGCTGGCGATTGCGCGCGCGCTGATGTCGTCGCCGCGGCTGCTCTTGATCGACGAGCCGTCGGTCGGGCTGTCGCCGTTACTCGTGTCGCAAACCATTGCCAAGATCGGCGAGCTCAAGCAGCGCGTCGGTCTGACGGTGCTGATGGCGGAGCAGAATTTCAACCAGGCGATCCGGATCGCCGACCGCGGCTACATCATCGTTCACGGAGAGATCGCGGTGGCTGCGCAGTCGGTCGATGAATTGAAGGCCAACGATATCGTCAAGCGGCTCTATCTCGGCGGCGTCGCGTAA
- a CDS encoding M3 family metallopeptidase: MSETLQTAAPSEAGENPLLRPWQTPFETPPFSEIQPEHFLPAFEQAFADHAAEIAAITHDPSVPDFANTITALERSGKLLAKVSAVFYDLVSAHSNPAILEIDKEVSLRMARHWNPIMMNAVLFGRIALLHENRATLGLTGEQMRLLERTYTNFHRAGAGLDEVAKKRRAEINERLAQLGTSFSHHLLGDEQDWFMELGEDDRDGLPEAFVTAAKAAAEERGMAGKAIVTLSRSSVEPFLKSSSRRDLREKVFKAFTARGDNGNANDNNATIVEILALREEAAKIMGFPTYAAYRLEDSMAKTPEAVRSLLERVWKPARAQALADRDALQALIAEEGNFALAPWDWRYYAEKLRQRRADFDDAAIKPYLVLDHMIEAAFDCATRLFGITFSERKDIPVWHPDVRVWEVKDAAGKHKALFYGDYFARPSKRSGAWMTSLRDQQKLDVDIAPLIINVCNFAKGADGQPSLLSPDDACTLFHEFGHGLHGMLSNVTYPSLSGTSVFTDFVELPSQLYEHWQEQPQVLRQFAKHYQTGEPLPDDLLQRFLAARKFNQGFATVEFVSSALVDLEFHTQPAAASRDVAAFEKAELEKIGMPAEIALRHRPTQFGHIFSGDHYASGYYSYMWSEVMDADAFGAFEEAGDIFDPAVAKRLHDDIYSSGGSRDPEDAYVAFRGREPEADALLRRRGLLEATPAA; encoded by the coding sequence ATGTCAGAAACCCTGCAGACGGCGGCCCCTTCGGAAGCTGGCGAAAACCCGCTGCTCCGGCCGTGGCAGACGCCATTCGAGACACCGCCCTTCAGCGAGATCCAGCCGGAACACTTCCTGCCCGCCTTCGAGCAGGCCTTTGCCGATCACGCCGCCGAGATCGCGGCGATCACCCATGATCCCTCGGTGCCGGACTTCGCCAACACCATCACGGCGCTGGAGCGCTCGGGCAAGCTGCTCGCGAAGGTCTCTGCCGTGTTCTACGACCTGGTCTCGGCGCACTCCAATCCGGCGATCCTGGAGATCGACAAGGAAGTCTCCTTGCGGATGGCGCGGCACTGGAACCCGATCATGATGAACGCGGTGCTGTTCGGCCGCATTGCGCTGCTGCACGAGAACCGCGCCACGCTCGGCCTGACCGGCGAACAGATGCGGCTCCTGGAGCGCACCTACACCAACTTCCACCGCGCCGGCGCCGGCCTCGACGAGGTCGCCAAGAAGCGCCGGGCCGAGATCAACGAGCGGCTGGCCCAGCTCGGCACCTCGTTCAGCCACCATCTGCTCGGCGACGAGCAGGACTGGTTCATGGAGCTCGGCGAGGACGATCGTGACGGCCTTCCCGAGGCCTTCGTCACCGCGGCCAAGGCCGCCGCTGAAGAGCGCGGCATGGCGGGCAAGGCGATTGTGACGCTGTCACGCTCTTCGGTCGAGCCGTTCCTGAAGAGCTCCTCCCGCCGCGACCTGCGCGAGAAGGTCTTCAAGGCCTTCACCGCGCGCGGCGACAATGGCAACGCCAACGACAACAACGCCACCATCGTCGAGATCCTCGCGCTCCGCGAGGAGGCCGCCAAGATCATGGGCTTTCCGACCTACGCCGCCTACCGGCTGGAGGATTCCATGGCCAAGACGCCGGAGGCGGTGCGCAGCCTCCTGGAGCGGGTCTGGAAGCCCGCCCGGGCCCAGGCGCTCGCCGACCGCGACGCGCTGCAGGCGCTGATCGCGGAGGAGGGCAACTTCGCGCTGGCGCCGTGGGATTGGCGCTACTACGCCGAAAAGCTGCGGCAGCGGCGGGCCGATTTCGACGACGCGGCGATAAAGCCCTATCTGGTGCTCGACCACATGATCGAGGCCGCCTTCGACTGCGCCACCCGCCTGTTCGGGATCACCTTCTCCGAGCGCAAGGACATTCCGGTCTGGCATCCGGATGTCCGAGTCTGGGAGGTCAAGGACGCCGCCGGCAAGCACAAGGCGCTGTTCTATGGCGATTATTTCGCCAGACCCTCAAAGCGCTCCGGCGCCTGGATGACCTCGCTGCGGGACCAGCAGAAGCTCGACGTCGATATCGCCCCGCTGATCATCAATGTCTGCAATTTCGCCAAGGGCGCGGACGGCCAGCCGTCGCTGCTGTCGCCCGACGATGCGTGCACCCTGTTCCACGAGTTCGGCCACGGCCTGCACGGCATGCTGTCCAACGTCACTTATCCCTCGCTGTCGGGGACATCCGTGTTCACCGATTTCGTCGAGCTGCCCTCGCAGCTCTACGAGCATTGGCAGGAGCAGCCGCAGGTGCTGCGGCAGTTCGCCAAGCACTACCAAACCGGCGAGCCGCTGCCGGACGACCTGCTGCAGCGCTTCCTCGCCGCGCGAAAATTCAACCAGGGCTTTGCCACCGTGGAGTTCGTCTCCTCGGCGCTGGTCGATCTCGAATTCCACACCCAGCCGGCCGCTGCCAGCCGCGACGTGGCGGCGTTCGAAAAGGCGGAGCTGGAGAAGATCGGCATGCCCGCCGAAATCGCGCTGCGCCACCGGCCGACCCAATTCGGCCACATCTTCTCCGGCGATCATTACGCATCGGGCTATTACAGCTACATGTGGTCGGAAGTGATGGACGCCGACGCCTTCGGCGCGTTCGAGGAGGCCGGCGACATCTTCGATCCCGCGGTGGCAAAACGCCTGCACGATGACATCTATTCGTCGGGCGGCTCGCGCGACCCCGAGGACGCCTATGTCGCCTTCCGCGGCCGCGAGCCGGAGGCCGACGCGCTGTTGCGCCGTCGCGGCCTGCTCGAAGCAACGCCGGCGGCCTGA
- a CDS encoding branched-chain amino acid ABC transporter permease codes for MNKRNHSIAFWAAVAVFLVAVLSMTQIVRNEYPFFAGYVILQFIALAVAWSILGGYAGYVNFGTNAFFGVGVYTAVALFKATGAPLVVQIAAAAVVGMTLGFGVGLLTLRMRGIFFSIATIALAIIIETFVMNWRFVGGAAGIQIQRPPVMAPFDSYVKMLFFVQAVLAVIAIAIARYVQTSRIGRGLQALRDDELAAECTGVPTLKLKLIACMISGALISAAGAPAAMYLQYADPSSAFNLSYSVSALAMALIGGTAHWIGPVLGAILLGSTQQLLAVTISSEVNVLVLGIMLVLFVVGAPKGIIGLLRPRYRLRAGGKQ; via the coding sequence ATGAACAAGCGCAACCACAGCATTGCATTTTGGGCCGCCGTCGCCGTCTTCCTGGTCGCCGTGTTGTCGATGACGCAGATCGTCCGCAACGAATATCCGTTTTTTGCCGGCTACGTCATCCTGCAGTTCATCGCGCTTGCGGTTGCCTGGAGCATCCTCGGCGGCTACGCCGGTTACGTCAATTTCGGCACCAACGCCTTTTTCGGCGTCGGCGTCTATACGGCGGTAGCGCTGTTCAAGGCGACGGGCGCGCCGCTCGTGGTGCAGATCGCAGCCGCCGCCGTCGTCGGCATGACGCTCGGCTTTGGCGTTGGCCTCCTCACTTTGCGGATGCGCGGCATCTTCTTCTCGATCGCGACGATTGCGCTGGCGATCATCATCGAGACCTTTGTGATGAACTGGCGGTTCGTCGGTGGCGCGGCTGGCATCCAGATCCAGCGGCCGCCGGTGATGGCGCCGTTCGACAGCTATGTGAAGATGCTGTTTTTCGTGCAGGCCGTCCTGGCCGTCATCGCCATTGCGATCGCGCGCTACGTCCAGACTTCCCGGATCGGCCGTGGCCTGCAGGCGCTCAGGGACGACGAGCTCGCCGCCGAATGCACGGGCGTGCCGACCCTGAAGCTGAAACTGATCGCCTGCATGATCTCGGGCGCGCTGATCTCCGCGGCCGGGGCGCCCGCTGCCATGTACCTGCAATATGCCGATCCGTCCTCGGCGTTCAACCTGAGCTACTCGGTGTCGGCGCTGGCGATGGCGCTGATCGGCGGCACCGCGCACTGGATCGGCCCGGTGTTAGGGGCCATCCTGCTCGGCTCGACGCAACAGCTCCTCGCCGTGACCATCTCCTCGGAGGTCAACGTGCTGGTGCTCGGCATCATGCTGGTGCTGTTCGTGGTCGGCGCGCCGAAGGGCATCATTGGGCTATTGCGGCCGCGCTACCGTCTGCGCGCGGGGGGCAAGCAATGA
- a CDS encoding branched-chain amino acid ABC transporter permease, with the protein MDLLLGAVVLGVLLGCFYAAVSVGLSVSFGLLDVPHVAHPAFLVLASYGVFQLNESYDIDPLLAGLAITPLFFVFGLLAYRVYYETFERRGSDAAVRGIAFFFGIAFIIEVLIILQFGVDQRSVSATYIGKSWRFGEFRIPIRQLVAFAVALALTVLLAVYLSKTFMGRAIRAVAQDEEALRLMGANPVRIKQFAFGIATAVLGIAGALLIIVAPVEPTLDRAYIGRTFCVVVMAGLGSISGTLIAAIILGVAESIVLTLFGASWAPAISFAMLLGVLAVRPQGLLGR; encoded by the coding sequence ATGGACCTGCTGCTTGGGGCAGTCGTGCTCGGCGTGCTGCTCGGCTGTTTCTATGCAGCCGTCAGCGTCGGCTTGTCCGTCTCGTTCGGCTTGCTCGATGTTCCCCATGTTGCGCATCCGGCGTTCCTGGTGCTGGCGTCCTATGGCGTATTCCAGCTCAACGAGAGCTATGACATCGACCCGTTGCTGGCGGGCCTCGCCATCACGCCACTGTTCTTCGTGTTCGGCCTGCTGGCCTACCGCGTCTATTACGAAACCTTCGAGCGGCGCGGCAGTGATGCCGCCGTCCGCGGCATCGCCTTCTTCTTCGGCATCGCCTTCATCATCGAGGTGCTGATCATCCTGCAATTCGGCGTCGACCAGCGCTCGGTTTCCGCGACCTATATCGGCAAGTCGTGGCGGTTCGGCGAGTTTCGGATACCGATCCGGCAACTGGTGGCTTTCGCGGTGGCGCTTGCGCTGACGGTGCTGCTTGCCGTGTATCTGTCGAAAACCTTCATGGGCCGCGCGATCCGCGCGGTCGCGCAGGACGAGGAGGCGTTGCGGCTGATGGGCGCCAATCCGGTCCGCATCAAGCAATTTGCCTTCGGCATCGCCACTGCCGTGCTCGGCATCGCCGGCGCGCTCCTGATCATCGTGGCGCCGGTCGAGCCGACGCTCGATCGCGCCTATATCGGGCGGACCTTCTGCGTCGTCGTCATGGCCGGGCTCGGCAGCATCAGCGGCACGCTGATCGCCGCCATCATCCTCGGCGTCGCCGAATCCATCGTGCTGACGTTGTTCGGGGCTTCCTGGGCGCCGGCGATCTCGTTCGCAATGCTGCTCGGCGTGCTCGCCGTCCGGCCGCAAGGTCTGCTCGGCCGATGA
- a CDS encoding GNAT family N-acetyltransferase, giving the protein MTALRKTTVALIPDAAPFAIRSERASDVAAREALLDACFGDNRHMRACQRLRDGRAPAEGLSLSAVSRGRLVGTLRLWHVSAGGIPALMLGPLAVEASSRQLGVGAALMDHALAAAKARGHRAVVLLGDAPYYSRFGFWAAKTGELSLPGAFERDRLLGLEFCEGALDGASGMIVPTGARSPKTKAVRTRKAKTLLLPRVA; this is encoded by the coding sequence ATGACTGCTTTGCGGAAGACCACCGTTGCCCTCATCCCCGATGCCGCTCCGTTTGCGATCCGCAGCGAGCGGGCCTCGGACGTCGCCGCGCGCGAGGCGCTGCTGGATGCCTGCTTTGGCGACAACCGCCATATGCGCGCCTGCCAGCGCCTGCGCGACGGACGCGCGCCCGCCGAAGGCCTTAGCCTTTCGGCTGTGAGCAGGGGCCGGCTGGTCGGTACGTTGCGGTTGTGGCACGTCAGCGCCGGGGGCATCCCGGCGCTCATGCTCGGCCCGCTGGCGGTGGAGGCTTCCTCCCGCCAGCTCGGGGTCGGGGCTGCGCTGATGGACCACGCGCTCGCGGCGGCGAAGGCGCGTGGCCATCGCGCGGTAGTCCTGCTGGGCGATGCGCCGTACTACTCCCGCTTCGGCTTCTGGGCCGCGAAGACCGGCGAGCTGTCGCTGCCGGGCGCTTTCGAGCGCGACCGGCTGCTCGGCCTGGAGTTTTGCGAAGGCGCGCTCGATGGCGCCTCTGGGATGATCGTTCCGACCGGTGCACGCTCGCCGAAAACAAAGGCAGTGCGGACCAGGAAGGCGAAGACCTTGCTCCTGCCGCGCGTGGCCTGA
- a CDS encoding homospermidine synthase: MNALAKIHAKVTGPIVMIGFGSIGKGTLPLIERHFDYDKSRFVIIDPHEDGELAKKHGVRFIKQAVTRDNYREFLIPLLTEGGGQGFCVNLSVDTSSVDIMTMCREIGALYIDTVVEPWAGFYFDKNIGPEKRSNYALRETLLAAKHKSPGGTTAVSTCGANPGMVSWFVKQALLDIARDTNTPFNEPKSREGWGQLAQKLGVKGIHIAERDTQRSRNPKPMNVFVNTWSVEGFVSEGMQPAELGWGTHEKWMPDNGRQHTEGCGAAIYLLQPGANTRVRSWCPTPGPQYGFLVTHNESISIADYFTLRDGNEVIYRPTCHYAYHPANDAVLSLHEIFGATGKMQPSWHILDEHEVVDGIDELGVLLYGHGKNAYWYGSQLSIEETRLVAPYQNATGMQVSSAVLAGMVWALENPTAGIVEADEMDFRRCLEIQMPYLGPVKGFYTDWTPLSDRPGLFPEDIDTSDPWQFRNVLVR; this comes from the coding sequence ATGAACGCCCTCGCAAAAATTCACGCGAAAGTCACTGGCCCCATCGTGATGATCGGCTTCGGTTCGATCGGCAAGGGCACGCTGCCCTTGATCGAGCGCCATTTCGACTATGACAAGTCGCGCTTCGTCATCATCGATCCGCATGAGGATGGCGAGCTCGCCAAGAAACACGGCGTGCGCTTCATCAAGCAAGCCGTGACCCGCGACAATTATCGCGAATTCCTGATCCCGCTGCTTACCGAAGGCGGCGGCCAGGGCTTCTGCGTCAACCTCTCCGTCGACACCTCCTCGGTCGACATCATGACGATGTGCCGGGAGATCGGCGCGCTCTACATCGATACCGTGGTGGAGCCCTGGGCGGGTTTCTATTTCGACAAGAACATCGGTCCCGAAAAGCGCTCCAACTACGCCCTGCGCGAGACCTTGCTCGCCGCAAAGCACAAGAGTCCGGGCGGCACGACCGCCGTCTCCACCTGCGGTGCCAATCCCGGCATGGTATCCTGGTTCGTCAAGCAGGCGCTGCTCGACATCGCCCGCGACACCAACACGCCCTTCAACGAGCCGAAGAGCCGCGAGGGTTGGGGTCAGCTCGCGCAGAAGCTCGGCGTCAAAGGCATCCACATCGCCGAGCGCGACACCCAGCGCTCCAGGAATCCGAAGCCGATGAATGTGTTCGTCAACACCTGGTCGGTGGAAGGGTTCGTGTCCGAGGGCATGCAGCCGGCCGAGCTCGGCTGGGGCACCCATGAGAAATGGATGCCGGATAACGGCCGCCAGCACACCGAAGGCTGCGGTGCGGCGATCTATCTGCTGCAGCCGGGCGCCAACACCCGCGTGCGTTCATGGTGCCCGACGCCGGGGCCGCAATACGGCTTCCTCGTCACCCACAACGAGTCGATCTCGATTGCGGACTATTTCACGCTACGAGATGGCAACGAGGTGATCTATCGCCCGACCTGCCACTACGCCTACCACCCAGCCAACGACGCCGTGCTGTCGCTGCACGAGATTTTCGGCGCGACCGGCAAGATGCAGCCGAGCTGGCACATTCTGGACGAGCACGAGGTCGTCGACGGCATCGACGAGCTCGGCGTACTGCTCTACGGCCACGGCAAGAACGCCTATTGGTACGGCTCGCAACTCTCGATCGAGGAGACCCGCCTCGTCGCGCCTTACCAGAACGCGACCGGCATGCAGGTGTCGTCCGCCGTGCTCGCCGGCATGGTATGGGCGCTGGAGAATCCCACCGCCGGCATCGTCGAGGCCGACGAAATGGATTTCCGCCGCTGCCTCGAAATTCAGATGCCGTATCTCGGCCCGGTGAAAGGGTTCTACACCGACTGGACGCCGCTGTCGGACCGGCCCGGCCTGTTCCCGGAGGATATCGACACGTCGGATCCCTGGCAGTTCAGGAACGTGCTGGTGCGGTAA
- a CDS encoding nickel/cobalt transporter, with product MRRMLPTSLARGIAMTAAAIAAVVIFDAALHALMAQNPFGGPRPAAEPQVGGVIGWILAKQSEFYREMSATIRAAKSDGSAVWTLLGISFAYGIFHAAGPGHGKAVISSYLVANEETARRGIVLSFASALLQALVAVAIVAVFAWLLSSTAKTMCSAEKAIEIVSYALIAALGARLVWTKGGGFMRALQAKPELAMASATAHRHDHDHAHHHHHDHGDHHGHAHVHDEHCGHSHGPTPDQLAGPGGWRRGLGTIFAVGMRPCSGAILVLVFSLAQGLFLAGIAATFVMGLGTAITVAAIAVIAVSAKGLAKRLSAGREGGGALIMRGIEFGAAGLVLLFGLGLLFGYLAAERATCL from the coding sequence ATGAGGCGGATGCTCCCCACGAGCCTCGCGCGAGGTATCGCAATGACGGCCGCGGCGATCGCGGCCGTTGTGATTTTCGATGCTGCCTTGCATGCGCTGATGGCGCAGAATCCGTTCGGTGGTCCACGTCCCGCGGCCGAGCCGCAGGTCGGCGGCGTGATCGGATGGATTTTGGCCAAGCAATCCGAATTCTACCGCGAAATGTCCGCCACCATCCGCGCGGCGAAATCGGACGGCAGCGCGGTCTGGACGCTGCTTGGAATCTCCTTTGCTTACGGCATTTTTCATGCCGCCGGCCCCGGCCACGGCAAGGCGGTGATCTCGTCCTATCTTGTCGCCAATGAGGAAACCGCGCGGCGCGGCATCGTGCTGTCGTTCGCCTCGGCTTTGTTGCAGGCGTTGGTGGCGGTCGCGATCGTGGCCGTCTTCGCCTGGCTGCTCTCTTCCACGGCCAAGACGATGTGCTCTGCGGAGAAGGCGATCGAGATCGTCAGCTACGCGCTGATCGCGGCGCTCGGCGCGCGGCTGGTCTGGACCAAGGGCGGCGGCTTTATGCGCGCGCTGCAGGCGAAGCCGGAGCTGGCGATGGCATCGGCCACGGCTCATCGTCACGATCATGACCACGCCCATCACCATCACCATGATCACGGCGATCATCACGGCCATGCCCATGTTCATGACGAGCATTGCGGCCATTCGCACGGGCCGACACCGGACCAACTCGCCGGTCCCGGCGGCTGGCGGCGCGGCTTGGGGACGATCTTTGCGGTGGGCATGCGACCCTGCTCGGGTGCCATCCTGGTGCTGGTGTTCTCGCTGGCGCAGGGCCTGTTCCTGGCCGGCATCGCCGCGACCTTCGTGATGGGCCTCGGGACCGCGATCACGGTCGCCGCCATCGCCGTGATCGCCGTATCGGCGAAGGGTCTGGCAAAGCGGCTGAGCGCCGGGCGCGAGGGCGGCGGCGCGCTGATCATGCGCGGCATCGAATTCGGCGCCGCCGGCCTGGTGCTCTTGTTCGGCCTCGGCCTGTTGTTCGGCTACCTCGCCGCCGAACGCGCGACGTGCCTCTGA
- a CDS encoding DUF1007 family protein, which produces MFGLFGLIVALSLGTAAAEAHPHVWITARSEVVYAPDGAMTGVRHAWTFDDMFSTYALQGVATKTKGVYTREELAPLAQTNVESLKDFAYFTFAKADGKKAKFEEPVDYYLEYKDSALTLHFVLPLKAPATSKQLALEVFDPSYFIDFKFDDKDPIKLIGAPAACQMQFQRPNDETANTQRLNEQNFLNGDNSNYGAMFANKVTVNCP; this is translated from the coding sequence ATGTTCGGATTGTTCGGCTTGATCGTCGCGTTGTCGCTCGGCACAGCCGCGGCCGAGGCCCATCCCCATGTCTGGATCACCGCCAGGAGTGAGGTGGTCTACGCACCCGACGGGGCGATGACGGGCGTGCGTCACGCCTGGACGTTCGATGACATGTTCTCGACCTACGCGCTGCAGGGCGTCGCGACCAAGACCAAGGGCGTCTACACCCGCGAGGAACTGGCGCCGCTGGCGCAGACCAATGTCGAGTCGCTGAAGGACTTCGCCTATTTCACCTTCGCCAAAGCCGACGGCAAGAAGGCGAAGTTCGAGGAGCCGGTCGACTATTATCTCGAATACAAGGACAGCGCGCTGACGCTGCATTTCGTGCTGCCGTTGAAGGCGCCGGCGACCTCGAAGCAGTTGGCGCTGGAAGTGTTCGACCCCTCCTACTTCATCGACTTCAAGTTCGACGACAAGGACCCGATCAAGCTGATCGGTGCGCCCGCCGCCTGCCAGATGCAGTTCCAGCGGCCGAACGACGAGACCGCCAACACCCAGCGCCTGAACGAGCAGAATTTCTTGAACGGCGACAATTCCAATTATGGCGCGATGTTCGCCAACAAGGTCACGGTGAACTGCCCATGA
- a CDS encoding type III PLP-dependent enzyme, with amino-acid sequence MTERIQEFLRNRRSEGQDTEPCLVVDLEVVRDNYQTFAKALPDSRVFYAVKANPAPEVLSLLASMGSCFDTATVAEIEMAMAAGATPDRISFGNTIKKERDIARAFALGIRLFAVDCAAEVEKIARAAPGAKVFCRILYDCAGAEWPLSRKFGCDPEMAVEVLDLAKRLGLEPVGISFHVGSQQRKVKAWDRALAMASTVFRDCAERGINLSMVNMGGGFPTKYLKDVPPVVQYGRSIFRALRKHFGNQIPETIIEPGRGMVGNAGIIETEVVLISRKSDEDEVRWVYLDIGKFGGLAETMDESIRYAIRTPHDGAEMTPCVLAGPTCDSADVLYEKMPYPLPVTLEIGDKLLIEGTGAYTSTYSSVAFNGIPPLRTYHI; translated from the coding sequence ATGACCGAACGTATTCAGGAATTCCTGCGTAACCGCCGCAGCGAGGGCCAGGACACCGAGCCGTGCCTCGTCGTCGACCTCGAAGTCGTGCGCGACAACTACCAGACCTTCGCCAAGGCGCTGCCCGACAGCCGCGTGTTCTACGCGGTGAAGGCCAATCCTGCGCCCGAAGTGCTGTCGCTGCTCGCCTCCATGGGCTCCTGCTTCGACACCGCAACCGTTGCCGAAATCGAAATGGCGATGGCTGCCGGTGCGACGCCGGACCGTATCTCCTTTGGCAACACGATCAAGAAGGAGCGCGACATCGCGCGCGCCTTCGCGCTCGGCATTCGCCTGTTCGCAGTCGACTGCGCCGCCGAAGTCGAGAAGATCGCGCGTGCCGCTCCCGGCGCAAAGGTGTTCTGCCGCATCCTTTATGACTGCGCCGGCGCCGAATGGCCGCTGTCGCGGAAGTTCGGCTGCGACCCGGAGATGGCGGTCGAGGTGCTCGACCTCGCCAAGCGTCTGGGGCTGGAGCCGGTCGGCATCTCGTTTCATGTCGGCTCGCAGCAGCGCAAGGTGAAGGCGTGGGACCGCGCGCTGGCAATGGCCTCGACGGTGTTTCGGGACTGCGCGGAGCGAGGGATCAACCTGTCCATGGTCAACATGGGCGGCGGCTTCCCGACCAAGTACCTCAAGGACGTTCCTCCGGTCGTGCAGTACGGCCGGTCGATCTTCCGTGCGCTGCGCAAGCACTTCGGCAACCAGATCCCGGAGACCATCATCGAGCCGGGCCGCGGCATGGTCGGCAACGCCGGCATCATCGAGACCGAAGTCGTCCTGATCTCCAGGAAGAGCGACGAGGACGAGGTGCGCTGGGTGTATCTCGACATCGGCAAGTTCGGCGGTCTCGCCGAGACGATGGACGAGTCGATCCGCTACGCCATCCGCACGCCGCATGACGGTGCGGAGATGACGCCGTGCGTGCTCGCAGGTCCCACCTGCGATAGCGCCGACGTGCTGTACGAGAAGATGCCGTACCCGCTTCCGGTGACGCTCGAGATCGGCGACAAGCTGTTGATCGAAGGCACCGGGGCCTACACGTCGACCTACTCGTCGGTGGCGTTCAACGGCATCCCGCCGCTCAGGACCTACCACATCTGA
- a CDS encoding ABC transporter ATP-binding protein has product MNTAAGDAPLLQVGTLTRTFGGFTALDNISVDIRKGERFGLIGPNGSGKTTLINCISGALKPQVGSVVFCGEDITQLPPHLRARRGIARSFQIPRPFRSMTVLENLMVGLDFAAAGSAAAEEEIAMSILTRMGLASKAGAASATLSQVELRKMELARAMAVRPKLLISDEAMAGLSSSEVDEVLDLLISLGEEDITIIMIEHIMQAVMRFSERVMCLDAGKIIALGAPAEVMANKRVQEAYLGT; this is encoded by the coding sequence ATGAATACGGCAGCCGGCGACGCACCCCTGCTGCAGGTGGGGACTCTGACAAGGACCTTCGGCGGCTTCACCGCGCTCGACAATATCAGCGTCGATATCCGAAAGGGCGAACGGTTCGGCCTGATCGGCCCGAACGGCTCGGGCAAGACCACGCTGATCAACTGCATCTCCGGCGCGTTGAAGCCGCAGGTCGGCAGCGTGGTGTTCTGCGGCGAGGACATCACGCAATTGCCGCCGCACTTGCGCGCGCGCCGTGGCATCGCCCGCAGCTTCCAGATTCCGCGGCCGTTCAGGAGCATGACGGTGCTGGAAAACCTCATGGTCGGGCTCGACTTCGCCGCCGCCGGTTCAGCCGCGGCGGAGGAAGAAATCGCGATGTCGATCCTGACGCGGATGGGGCTCGCCTCGAAAGCCGGCGCGGCGAGCGCTACGCTGAGCCAGGTCGAGCTGCGCAAGATGGAGCTTGCCCGCGCGATGGCGGTGCGTCCGAAGCTTTTGATTTCGGACGAGGCGATGGCCGGGCTGTCGTCTTCCGAAGTCGACGAGGTGCTCGACCTCCTGATCAGCCTTGGCGAGGAAGACATCACCATCATCATGATCGAGCATATCATGCAGGCGGTGATGCGCTTTTCGGAACGGGTGATGTGTCTCGACGCCGGAAAGATCATCGCGCTCGGCGCGCCAGCCGAGGTGATGGCCAACAAGCGGGTGCAGGAGGCCTATCTTGGCACTTAG